The nucleotide sequence GTAACACTAAATCACATAATAttattacctatacctacacaTTTTATTACTAACGTGGTTTATCGATGTTTTCTTggtgttatttcaagattaatTTGATCTTGAAACAAAATAACCGAGATATCAATATGCTTTTAAAGGTGAATCGAGAACgccgatttaaaaatatttttcacaactATCAAAAAAAAAGTGCTATTGATAACGGCACACAAGTTGGTGATATTGATAACATAGCTATACTTTTGATATAACTTTATGAACCAATCTTTATATTTTGTACGAACTCTTTCATTACCTATCGTGGCTTTACTGAATAGAacaaaacaaagttataattttAACCCTTTTGCTGCCCGCATACCGTATGAACAAACCGTATCAAACGTCCAATCTCAAACGGCCATTATTTTAAGTaccaaaaaacaaaagaatatcaCTTAAGATAAACTCCAGATTGCCGAAGaaccaaacaaaaaataagtaattcaaACTTCAGCTGAATTAACCGGAAAGGTCAAATCATACCTACTTCTAATGAAGTCAGACGAACCCGTATTATGAAGTAAGaggaaaacattttgttttgctGAATAAAAATTTTACTGCTCAATCCGATTGGCAGGAACAATTCTTCGAAACGTAGAGTTTTTTTCAGTGATAGTTTTTTGTTAACGTACAATCACcagccaatatctgacacaacaaaacgtgcataaatatttgatacgactccATTTCTAGGACCGATAGGGCGTGTCAGATCTTTTTGCACGCTGctttgtgacagatattaatgcaggtggctgtacctaatttaatgtattaataatttaatgaaacctccacttattttgtattgtattttaattatttactagcATACACTCGTAAATCATCAGGCTTAacaattgaactgaaattccgCGATGCTCCAAAAGTTTCCGTGGGCattctcaaaaattatgtaGTTAATTTTATAAGCCACGCATAGAAAAAGTTGCGTCAAGTTTCATGTCTTTAATCCTAGCGGTTTTAATCCAACGGGTTAAGATTTACACCGTTAGAAAGGGTTCAGTCGTTAAGTTTCtccgttttatttaattttctgcgtattttttttttattccgtcAGTTTAGTATCTTCTACAAAAAGATGGATGGAATTAGTTAAGCCGTTCTCAAGTTATGGCGTGACCAAGAGAAATAAGGTTAATTTCATATAATATAGATAGATTGGTTGTAGCGGTAACTTGACACATAACGTGTTAATTTCAGCCGTTTATCTCTTATAGTTCTCAAGATTCTACAAtgtgacggacagacagacacaaacagacggacagcaaTGAGAGAGTAATAGGGTTATGATTGTCATACTTCGGGTACAGAACACTTATGAAAATCAGAGTATTTTCGTACCTTTCACATGTTTttcattcgactggatggcaaacgagcatgtgggtctcctgatggtaagagatcaccaccgcccataaacatctgcaacaccaggggtattacagatgcttgcttgcactcCTAAATGTCCTAGTTCCTTTCAGGCATGGTGTGGCAAGTACTTGCGATTGTATCGCTCGTTACAATCGTTTATGGACGGTACGAGAATGTCAACGTAAAGCAGGACTGGTGGGAGACCGCCACTATATACCACATTTACACCAGGTCTTTCATGGACTCCAATGGCGATGGCATCGGGGATATTCCTGGTATGAATATAAcctgtataaataaatgtactaaAGGCTTACACTTAACAGCCCCTTATTTCTTAGCTTATCAATGAAGTTTAAAGTAGTCAAAAGCTAAGATGTATGTAGAAAATTACAgagttaaaaacaaacacatttttagtCTCTACTTTAATGTGGATCTACCTATATCGACCCACAAGAGCTGACACGAATAAAGTGAAcgaaagtaatatatttttatacagaaGCCTCctaataatttgtaaacaagtaTGTACTTCTGATACGATTATAACTTATTAAATCAAcctgtatttatatatatacactatcattcaattcattcgtgccCGCTCTTATAAATCGACCTATATTATCCTCCTatcccaaaatttattgaaCCCTGTATCTAGTACCTTTTAGACCTGTAGACTTTGTGAAGTTATGTTATTTCACGCTGTGTTTTTTTCATCAGGAATAACAAACCGCCTAGAATATTTAAAAGAACTGAAAGTGGATGCGGTATTTTTATCATCCATCTTTAAGTCGCCTTTGCGAGATTTTGGTTACGACGTCTCCGATTACTATAGCATTCATCCCGATTATGGAACTATGGATGAGTTTGAAAATCTACTGAGGAAAGCTCGGGAACTGAGTGAGTTACTTCATTTGcatattaattacattttactGAAAAGTATATcggtataaatatttaattgcataAGAAATACACAAGACTATGTACCtaataaatgtatgtagatgaaTGAACAACCTACTAATTATTCTGTTTCATTTTACATCTAATAAAATACCACTGATTACCACTCATCATTCATTTATCATTAGGTATCAAGTTCAGTGCAATCAACTTAATAAAGAGGCTGAGGTTGCATTCATTATAATAATCATCAATATCattatcagccgtagaacgtccactgttggccataggccttcctcccccatagacctccagttacttcggttggaagcggcctgcatccatcgtgaacccgcggctctAACAAGGTCACGCTGTTGCACGGCATTAGAATTTTGTCTGTCTCCCTCTCTTGCATGGGCGCAGTAGAAACCGGCTAAGAGATGATACCTACCAAAAGATGAGAAACAGCGTCTTCTTGGCAACCTTACATCCTATACTACGCTTGCCAACTCGCTTGCCAAGCGTGTCGAATATTGGCAACCTCCTCCCCTCATGATGATGAGGTAGCATTAGAATAGAATAATTCTAAACCTTGTTCATTCCTAGATATTAAAGTCCTGTTAGACTTTATACCAAATCACACGAGCAACGAAAGCGAATGGTTCGTCAAATCAGCGAACAAAGATGAGTACTACAGCGATTGGTACATATGGGAGACTGGACATATGGACAATCATGGCTTACGAAGTCCACCTAACAACTGGGTATGAATTAGTCATTTATGTAGGTTGAATTTCAGGGAATacctttttaatatttaatgttcAAAGATCGCTCTTTGATGAACATGGTTTCTAGAATGTTATATTGAGGTTGACGAATGTTTTCTTACATTGGAAGtacctgtataaaaaaaacaactacgtCTTGAGTCAACAGTTCCATTGGAATATTTTTACGGAGGTGTTCCTTCAAATTTGTCCAattatctgctgaaatattctagattcattttaaaatgtcttatattataagtaagtaagtgggctggacacgtctgtagCATGCACCCAGAGAGGTAGGCTCACACTGTCACTAATTGGTAAGGTACAGAAGAACGGCCATCGATGGCGAGGGTAGACcaaaaaggagatggcgggatgatTTGGACGCGTATGCACGGAATTGAATTATCTTTGGCCATAGGCTACGTACGCAACGCTACGTACTTCAAAGtatcgtttgagaaagagacagcacGCTAAAACCGtgcggttagccgcatagtgcgtacgtagccttagAGTCAAAATCCCCGCCACTTAAAACTTATCTCGTTAAATTATGACCGTCGTAATAATACTAACCCCGCTTCTGACCTGTGTTTACATTACacagatttcaataaaaaaatattcgtgtggTAGTTACgtttatgtttaattatttagataAGCTTGTTCCGAAAAAGCGCATGGACTTACCATCCCATCAGAGACCAGTACTACTTGCATCAGTTTGGGGAGTCGCAGCCTGATCTAAACTACAGAAATCCGGTCGTCGTTGACGAGATTAAGGTAAAAAATTGCTTTACGCCACAGTGTCTTTAACCTCTTAAAATTACATGGTTGATTGATAGTATAAACCATTTTCTTCAATCCTTTAGACATTTAGGCCAAATCACtccattatttttcttttaatccGACTTACTGAacgagggttatgtttttcaagcttGTTTATTTAGCAAGTCTATTTCGTTGATGCCATCTGTAACCTAAACGACAGGACGATTTCAACGATTTGTCATAAATATTGTAACAAATATGGATATCAAACGAGcaaataattagcccattccaCGGAAGCGGTAAAGTTTTCACAGAAACATCAAAAagcatgaaataataaaaaaaactgccctATAGTTAACgctgttttttttacagaacATAATAAAATTTTGGTTAGAAAAAGGCGTTGCTGGCATGAGGTTGAATTCAGTGAATCATCTGTTCGAAGTGGATAAAGATATATACGGAGGAAGGTACCCCGACGAACCGAAAACCGGCAAGCCAGGGATGAAACCCGAAGACTATGGATACCTCAGTCATGTTTATACCAAAGACCAAGAGGAGACGTTTGACATGATCTCACAGTTCCGCGATGTGTTTGACGCGATCTCAGTCAGAGATAACATGACTAGGTAAGTAGCCATTTCAGggtgtataataattatatacttaatagtaataaaaataataatccccTTGTTCGCTGTAAATAactatcttacataaccagcattGGTAGGAATCAAATTGTTATCTGAATTCTCTTCTGTTTTGTTTGTTCTCAGATCTTAGACGTTTAATATCACTAATATGTAgttaagtatgcatttatctatataagtaaagtatgtttatcctttgcctagtatccatagtacaagctttatttagtttGGGGTTAGATgaattggtatcaagtgtcccatgattatttatttaattattaattaggtacttacgcTTCGCCTACTATGCCGCGAcgtgctcgcttcgctcgctagGCTAGTAAGTGCGTTGTGTTCGCAATTGTAACTAACACGCCTCATTATCGTACCTAATTTCGTGAAACCTAAGTTGACCCTAAAGTGACcaattacattacaaattttaatcattagaaatctctttgaagtagGGAATATATTTTTGCCCCTTCCAGTGCCAGTTACGTAAGATGGTTATGTACAGAGAATAAGGTGTATTTTCACTCGGGATAATTTATTTGATCTGAGTAGGAAATAAACATTTGTCAAACATGTATAAATTCAACGACTATATATTGTACCTTAATATAATGAAAAAAGTTAGATGATATTAAACATATGGAATTGTCCTCTTCAGACTGACtaagacatattttatttagctaCACAATCGTTCGTTGCAGTagccaattttattaattttagagtTACTTAAACaccaatttaatattatttacaaaatactgAATTTATTTCCCTAGCTGAATGAATTCCAAACCGCTCATTATTTATTCCAGAATTCTGATGACAGAAGCGAATACAGGAATAAAGAACTCAGTAAAATATTATGGCGAGGGCATGCATTTAGGCGCACACGTTCCTATCAATTTGGCTCTCATCAACGACTTAAACAAAGAGTCTGATGCAAGGGATTTTAAGTACACGGTAGATCGTTGGTTGACGTACAAACCCTTGAAGAAACAAGCTAACTGGATGGTATGTGTTTTGATATTAACATCTTGCATCGCTTCTGACTACAAAGACGTTATACATACACgtgaaagaaaagaaataggTTTGAGAAACCTTGCTACAAATAGCAAAGTAATGTATTATTCAATTAAGTATGAAACTATATCAAAATGAATATAGAGAGAGGAACAAATATGAATTTTTATCATAAAGTCGGTTAGGAGGCTAGCATTAAAATATAAGGAAAATAAGGAGTCATATCACTTAATATAAGTTTGATGACTTCGTTATGATGTCAATGATAACCGCTGTAATGAAGTAAGAGGACACTGCGAAGGCAAAAacacaatgaactaaaaaatttcaagtctttaaAATTACTTTGCCCCATACTAGTTCAGTAAATGAGTGCTACAATGGCTGTAGATATGAGCTTCAAATACGGTAAATTTTCTTAATTACTGGATAGGTAGATAATAAAGTCCAAATGAACAACCTTGCAaagattttacataaataagatgaCGCCTCATCACTGACATGTTGCACTTTGAACATTGTATTATGCTAAGAATTAGCCTAGAAATTCAAAGagcatcttcggaaccttgcctaaggggtctGGTTGAAATCATTTTGTTTGAGTTTTCGTTATTATTTgtccttttttatatataagtattttaggtttaggttagttttattttaattgatatgtATTCTTTTCtctttaatgtaaataaattttgtcgtatatttatattttgactGCTGCAGTGAACTGATACAtatttgtgaaaataaaatattatttttggttaCATCTTCTATTTTCTATCAGAGTGGCAGCCACGACAAAAGCCGAGTGGGTTCCCGTATGAGGCCGCAGCTCGTGGACGCCTACAACATGCTTGTTCTGTTGCTTCCCGGTATAGCTATCACATACATGGTACGTAATAATTTAAGAACATAATCTGGAAATAAGTAAAGCGACTCGAACTTTCAAATATGTACATCCTcggtaaaaaaaacctattctatctactataattttataaatgtgaaagtttgtgaagatgtttggatgtttggaggtttagatgcttgttactcaatcacgtctaagccgctcaaccgattcagatgaaattcgtatacagatagtttgagtcccggagaaggaaataggatagtttttatcccggaaaattgcatagtttctgcgggattccgataaacgtattctgcgcggacggagtcgcagttAATGTTATATTTATGGAACAAGCCTGATTAACTTTTACAGctttcaaaattattaataataaaagcatTTATTAATCACCAAAATTCTCTACCAACTGTAGAAGTATTCTCTACGAATTctaataaaagtaatgccgtctttgtttattcggacaaaacaaacagagacggcat is from Choristoneura fumiferana chromosome 3, NRCan_CFum_1, whole genome shotgun sequence and encodes:
- the LOC141445695 gene encoding salivary alpha-glucosidase-like, with protein sequence MVFYGMVWQVLAIVSLVTIVYGRYENVNVKQDWWETATIYHIYTRSFMDSNGDGIGDIPGITNRLEYLKELKVDAVFLSSIFKSPLRDFGYDVSDYYSIHPDYGTMDEFENLLRKARELNIKVLLDFIPNHTSNESEWFVKSANKDEYYSDWYIWETGHMDNHGLRSPPNNWISLFRKSAWTYHPIRDQYYLHQFGESQPDLNYRNPVVVDEIKNIIKFWLEKGVAGMRLNSVNHLFEVDKDIYGGRYPDEPKTGKPGMKPEDYGYLSHVYTKDQEETFDMISQFRDVFDAISVRDNMTRILMTEANTGIKNSVKYYGEGMHLGAHVPINLALINDLNKESDARDFKYTVDRWLTYKPLKKQANWMSGSHDKSRVGSRMRPQLVDAYNMLVLLLPGIAITYMGEELGMLNGFVPWSETKDPLACNTDDPVNFVDVSRDPARTPFQWSSGKNAGTYTL